The DNA window gaacatggggtgcgattgtacgccattactggtggccatctcttcgcacggacgtcgccgcctttgtctcggcctgctcctcttgtgccagaaacaagacgcccaaacacctcccacatggccgccttctgcctctgccgataccttcgattccgtggcaacacatagcaatggactttattacggacttgccattgtcatccgggcacagtcatatgggtcgtggtggaccggttctcaaaaatggcccatttcgttcctatggctggactgccctctgctcaggaactcgcggacgcttttatacaacacatcttccgcttgcatggctttccattacacatcgtatcagacagaggaacccagttcacctcccgcttctggagggctctctgtaaccatctgggagtgactctggacttttcatctgcataccatcctcagtctaatggccaagtagagagggtcaatcaaatcttgacctcatttctacgtcactatgttaacgcccatcacgacgactggtccgctcttctaccttgggctgaattctcccacaaccaccacatcagtgagtcgtcctcctgctctcccttccatgttgtttacggacttcagccttccatcccattgcctgtatccccctcttcggatgtccctgctgcagatacagtagcccgtgactttgccaccatttgggactctgtcaaggtgtctctaggacgtgcttccctgcggatgaagagacacgcagacaagaaacgcctggatcctccgtgtttctctcctggagacctcgtctggctttcttcccagtacgtccgcctgaagataccttcatacaagctgggtcctcgctacattgggccgtttaaagtcctcaccaggatcaatgaggtctcctacaagctgcagctcccggccacgatgaggatacccaactcgttccacgtctccctgctcaagccggtggtccttggtcccttctccgctgctgccagtccagctcctccacctattgccgatgatgacatctatgcggtaagggatatcgtggccatgaagaccgtacgaggtcggcagttcttcctggtggactgggcagggtatggtcctgaggataggtcctgggagcccagggagaacgtaggcactcctcttatccgtgccttcatgtcccggttgcggggaggggggcgtgggggggggggtactgtcacgctccccgggtcctcggctcccctccccgggtcctcagctccgctccccggctcacctgccacgctcccctcgtcccagcctccggtgcccgtcctccataggtcctctggtcgccgatcccggcgtccgacatcttcccaggccctggccggctctcctgcgtcctcctcgcagcctccttccctggcttctggcacccgggccgcgcgcatgcgcattagggcacgcgcgcggtcactgaccctttcttaaagggccagcgtccagtaacaggaaatgaggttagtcaggttcagggtataaagggggttcttgtccaagggggcggggcctgatcttcgtgttccctgagctaggagtcaggtctcctggtgtttatgtgcctgtactcacctatctctctttgtagagccgtacctgcctcgccatccagtctgccgtatcccgaaccccgcacgctgtccgtctgccatccgacagcacctgccatctcggatccctgcggtgacccgtcatcttgctccagaggttccggactccgcctgatatcatctcggcctccgaacctgagctacgtcaccaagactaccttctgtgactccgtggtcccagggactcctccgctgtcttcacttgcacggactatcctgctgcccttcagtgcttcagctgccggactccctacctccatcttagagttcggtccagtggatccacctcctgggtctgcccgaccgcccggccgtgacagcctcctttcctccctggtctcgacttgcttttgtcccccaagacgtcccacatctcttcctgagcttgtgggggatcctcttctattattcccttctccactagctcctttttcttgcctttctgacctagtcttgttgagctctgccatgagaatgttttctgcttctttgtagtccttgtagtatacaaacgagccattggggtttctaactttcagtgtagcagggtataatagctggcactttacttttttgttgtacagaaatgagcaaattttggtaaattcttttctccttctggatacttccgctgaataatccccaaaaattagcagtctgttgccttgatattgtagtggacgctttcgttctctaaaggccctcaatatttcctccttatgcttataatcaaggtacttgacaatcacctgcctggctcttatcggggtattcttgtttgagttttggccctctcccttattcgcctcctggtgtctcagtggacccactctgtgggctctttcaactctgaatttcgcctttatgcccagggcctgcggtagctccaactcgcatatattatccaaccgtccaatcgacacagactctggcaacccgactatacgtaagttgtttcgtctcgatctgttttccaaatcgtccgctttatccttcaagtattcattagattttgctagagctgctatttgtgcttgcatagccagtattgtctcctcggagtcagatattctctgctctgattctgccagtctagaggcatgggcatttatctgtttttgcatattagctaatgatgtttgtatggctgcctcaatagccactttaacctcttttgacaagtgtgatgtcacttcttcagccagttttttatagtccacattaagcttttgtgtgtacttgtcttggcctgcaggtggtgctgttttcttagttctctttgtctggactgggccaccacctccatcccccaatagcttgcaggcttgtgatgttggtgtagtaggctgctttttgtttcctttggaaggggtactatgaatgcttgcatttgacttcctgtgagtctgagtgggattaatctccctgtgctgtttgtcagtttcatcctccaacactgctgtgtctctgagctgccctgctttgtctgcatcctctctcccctctgcctccatatctccttcatcctcccattgcgatccaccatcatcagtcccctgcatccacctctctcctgctgtgtcctcctgtgactccttgctcatatcttccttatctcctgtctcctcgctcatatctcccttatctctccccttccagctctgtgtttgcttttctgtgtctctcaccatgcgttcaggctcctcccccatcaggctcggcgccattatcttatcttctcctctgtccatatcaaagcttctccaggctgactcaccgctcccagagcttctcaggaggtacctttccatagctgtctgctttaggtaacctcctgtgctgctctctgtttggtggctcgtccggggggtctgtttttagtcggattctgtgaggggtggcaggagcttctcccctaagctgccacctcagccaggacaggaacaggaagtccctattttttttttttaatttcttttttctttctttgaacaggcatcacagcgtgctcccgattctgacggtgaggaggccggatttatcaacatcgacctcctcatcgatgaagttagagagagggagccgctgtggaacatggctgaccgccgccacgctgattcgatcgtaacccgtcgactctgggacgaggtatgccacgcagcgatagaaggttggggggagctcaattctcgtggccagaagaaagcgcgtaagtattcacagttcagtaggttatgctgcaggatgtaatgtgttgtatactaaccactttgtgctttccactttcaggtgacaaacttcagaagcggtggcggtctatcagggatcgcttcaaaaaggagttgaatcaagagatgcaggccccgagtggatccggaggacgcagatcgaagtaccgttactttagagcgttgtcgttcctccggacaactatggtgtgcagaaggtaaatattccccacaatatgtacaaagtataatattttatgtctgattttttttgcctttttttttttattcagtggcactgtatagcaattaaattaattattattttgtttttcctctttttaccagcaccgtctgcagcactcaggagcctgcatcgaacccgacaggagcgatccctgaacagtccgccactggggaacacaggcacagaccccacccatctgaaccttcccttccatcgacatctgtcccatccacctgcgctggagcttcccgtgagacttcattacctgaagctgctggtgatgagatagcttttcccctaccccacccctctgacactgctgccctcagtagaacacctttgggttctgggcgtcagcgtcataggggtcaggaaaagagctatgcgcccgagttcttgcatctaaatgcagccttccagaacgccattcaattattagccgaacaaaatcgttcatcttttagcttaataaatgccaatatggaaaaaaatacgcacgaattgtgcacgcgtctggacaggctgcatttagatgcaagtaaatcacccaatcattgtttttttcaagccgtactagagcgcatggaaaagctatctcttgaccatcagatgcatgtaatgcaagccacacggcaggctctggcgcaggttgactcccaaccacctccacccacccctccaagaccacctgccccccctccagccattgtccctactccccctactgcccagtaccagcctgctgcccagtaccagcctgctgcccagtaccagcctgctgcccagtaccagcctgcagcccagtaccagcctgcggcccagtaccagctcccaaccacatctgcccctacacttcctacccactaccacatctcgccttccacacccatcatgaccacaactcaagccactaattcaccagccacctcttctgtctcacaatccctccactccacccctcaatccttaccaaatcccatcccatctcctggtttccctcttggtttctcaaccacaccttcaccttctgttacttccccaccaccaccaccaacaccactttccaccctcaatactccaactgtgcgtgtgttcccatctgtcagcccctccagtactatctccaccccaagcccaagatatacaaatttataatttatgtatgtaataaaaataaaagttttttgttgaaaagtatttatttgttcttgtttttttgggggggaatattattttgcaagttaagttaataataaggtaatacaaaaacataacatgttgtaatttgacggtgtaaaaattacaaatttttaaagcgagtgaaagattaaaattaacaaggttaacaagatattttttaatttatttttaactatatttatttgttataaaactaaacaaaaatcttataccatttgatcttgccaatctactctaccttctggggacacaaaatagtcagcatatttgtcacgtattgttgaacaggcaacactactcctaaatccaggactggtgtagtcagtcaaagaggtggcttccaaactctggtcatccaaggacaaaggttcctttgttaaaacaaaattgtgcagtaccacacatgctttcactatttcatcaacagtttcaatgtttaaattaatggctgttaacaacactcgccatttgctggttagtatcccaaaggagcattccaccattcttctggctctggataatctgtaattatatattttttgtgtttgcgtcaatccacggcttgcatatggcttcaatagatgttgggagagttgaaaggcttcgtcggccacaaaaacaaagggcattgggggctcacatgtgccaggaagaggtcttgcaggagggaaatcaaaagtattcccatagattcgccgccccattggggacattttaaagacctgcgagtcattggatctcccatatgcgccaatgtccactgagataaatttgtagtccgcatccgttattgccattaggacaattgagaaatactttttataattgtagtattctgaccccgaagcagcaggtttcacaattcttatatgtttgccgtccactgagccaaggcaatttggaaactgacaaatgttgtagtattgttcggcaattgcaagccatctgtccctggtgggctgggggatgaaatcctcatggaggcaatcccacaaggcttggcaagtgtctctaatgattcccgagatggtggaaattcctagtcgaaactggtagtggagggacgaaagcgactctccagttgcaaggaatctgtaaaggaaagacaataattataaaaaaataatagcaaacacattacagttaaaagtcaatttacaggaggatacaattaaaaaaaaaaaaacttacctaagcgtaaccagcaaacgctcctcgggtgttatagagaaccggctgtaggtgtccgttttacgtatgttgtccgcaacaaggccaaggaggacgtcaaaattattcactgccatccggacatagcttgtgaatttttcatggtttccacggagctccaggtatagggttgaaaacaccccacgtgtcagtctctgggcagtcaggggatggatccaaaagcgtcgatgtcgctgacgcctcagtcgctgtcgctccttttctctgacgatgatacccaagcgatttgcctcaaatataaaatctgcagtgatctttgtgtaatttgcaagaatagcatccatggtttctgattgtctctgtcttcattctgtaatatatgcttcaaaatactgtatatatactatattttcccaatagccaatcagaatacggaactcgttaattgtttgtttagtgttaaaaaaacggatccgtaaaaaaacggacataacggatgcaaaacggatgcaaaccggacccaccggatccgttttattccggatccgtccacaacggatccgcttaaaaccggatccggtgggtccggtttgctccggtttgcacaacaaaaccggaaacgttggatacggcaaaaaaaaggactgtacctgaatacagaaaactgatgtgtgaaagtagcctaaggcaattatatatatagatacagtggtgttcataagtcctgcataggcttaaagaaaactatatatttcatacttctgaatctctacagtgaaactggtggaacatatatgtttttttaatccctcattgtatgccatactcatttttTAATGTCCCAAGTGTATACATTGTTATGGTATgtgcatttttgattttttttttacagcataaccatacctacaccagtacagtgtgtagaatggtgaacaggtttctaagttcattaacgtccaatgcaagttcacacagacttaaattttactttttaagatttattatttgttatgtaattcagagtcctgaaaagggcCTTTTGAGTGCATCTTTAGCTTCTAATACTTTATTGGCAGCCTTTCCTCTTGAGCACCAACttgcatctctgtggcattgagtgCACAAGCTTCAGCAGATGTCACGAGTGATGATGTGGTTCCAGGCCTGTATCGGAGCCTCAATCAACTCTCTCTTGGTCCTTGGCTGTTTTTTAGATATCTCTATTGATACCTTGTGCCACATATTTTCAGTTGGATTGAGGTCcggggactgggctggccagtcagtagtagccaccttgttcttttttttttccattccattactgtcttaaggtggctttacacactgcaacatcgcaaacgacatcgctgtaacgtcaccggttttgtgacgttacagcgacctccccagcgacattgcagtgtgtgaaacacatcagcgacctggcccctgctgtgaagttgtgatcactacaaatcgttcaggaccattctttggtcctttgtttcccgctgtgcagcatgatcgctagaaagtctcagtgtgtaaaggggactttacagcgactccgcggctctgtctgtgtagtgtcctgattagcggtcacctgtgaaggattcactggtgaccgctaatcccccgagtgactgaagtgtccccccctctctcatactcaccgatccctgatcaccggcgctgcacggcattcacactgctccagcggcttttccttttttgaaaaagccggccgctcattaaacaatctcgtattccctgcttttccccacccaccggcgccaataattggttgcagtgagacacgcccacacgctgagtgacagctgtgtcactgcacccaatcacagcagccggtgggcgtgtctatactgtgcagtaaaataaataaataaataattaaaaaatccggcgtgcggtccccccctattttaattccagccagataaagccatacggctgcaggctggtattctcacgatggggagctccacgttatggggagccccccagcctaacaatatcagtcagcagccgcccagaattgccgcatacattagatgcgacagttctgggactgtacccggctcttcccaatttgccctggtgtgttggcaaatcggggtaataaggagttaatggcagcccatagctgccactaaatcctagattaatcatgtcaggcgtcaccccgagattccttccatgattaatctgtaaattacagtaaataaacacacacccgaaaaatcctttattagaaataaaaaacactaacaaattccctcattaccaatttattacccacaacaaagccctccatgtccggtgtaatccacggtcctccagcgtcgcatccagctctgcatccatgaagagtacaagccagagtgtttgagcttctctgtgaaacatccgatgaaagtaatggtctggggctgtatggcagccaatggtgttggaaggcttcctattgtggagggtatggttaatgcaaaaaaatacatggacatccttaataagaaaatgctgccttctgctcaacacctgttttcaggggattatatcttccaggatgataatgctccttgtcacagagctaaagctgggtttacacactgagactttctagcgatccaacctgcgatctcaacctagccgggatcgctacaaagtctctggtgagctgtcaaacaggcagacctggccaacgacctaacagcgatccagacctgcagagcgactagctagtcgttggggacgtgtcaaaaaagcaggtgaacttcacccgacttcatttaatgccgtgtaaataaataaataattaaaaaatccggcgtgcggtccccccctattttaataccagccagataaagccatacggctgcaggctggtattctcaggatggggagccccacgttatggggagccccccagcctaacaatatcagtcagcagacgcccagaattgccgcatacattagatgcgacagatctgggactgtacccggctcttcccgatttgccctggtgcgttggcaaatcggggtaataaggagttattggcagcccatagctgccaataagtcctagattaatcatgtcaggcgtctccccgagataccttccatgattaatctgtaaattacagtaaataaacacacacacccgaacaatcctatttaagaaaaaaaaaaacactaacaaattgccttgttcaccaatttaataagcccgaaaaagccctccatgtccggcgtactccaggatggtccagcgtcgcatccagctctgctgcatgaaggtgaccggagctgcagaagacaccgccgctcctgtcagctccacgcagctaatgaagggaatagcgcgatcagctgagctgtcactgaggttactcgcggccaacgctgaatacagctgatcgcgctattccgcaATTCatcctatgcaggac is part of the Anomaloglossus baeobatrachus isolate aAnoBae1 chromosome 9, aAnoBae1.hap1, whole genome shotgun sequence genome and encodes:
- the LOC142251864 gene encoding uncharacterized protein LOC142251864, whose protein sequence is MGQCGTFLGNEDMIGQCGTLWGNLGNYGASQRAPDSDGEEAGFINIDLLIDEVREREPLWNMADRRHADSIVTRRLWDEVCHAAIEGWGELNSRGQKKARDKLQKRWRSIRDRFKKELNQEMQAPSGSGGRRSKYRYFRALSFLRTTMVCRSTVCSTQEPASNPTGAIPEQSATGEHRHRPHPSEPSLPSTSVPSTCAGASRETSLPEAAGDEIAFPLPHPSDTAALSRTPLGSGRQRHRGQEKSYAPEFLHLNAAFQNAIQLLAEQNRSSFSLINANMEKNTHELCTRLDRLHLDASKSPNHCFFQAVLERMEKLSLDHQMHVMQATRQALAQVDSQPPPPTPPRPPAPPPAIVPTPPTAQYQPAAQYQPAAQYQPAAQYQPAAQYQPAAQYQLPTTSAPTLPTHYHISPSTPIMTTTQATNSPATSSVSQSLHSTPQSLPNPIPSPGFPLGFSTTPSPSVTSPPPPPTPLSTLNTPTVRVFPSVSPSSTISTPSPRYTNL